One bacterium DNA segment encodes these proteins:
- a CDS encoding DUF4256 domain-containing protein gives MGKKKNNGKQLSSKQRDELLGVLKSRFEKNMKRHKGSEWQEVEARLKADAEKMWSLYEMENSGGEPDVVGHDKKTGEYIFVDCSAESPKGRRSVCYDRDALESRKEHKPKNSATDMASAMGIEILTEDEYRNLQSLGQFDTKTSSWIKTPSDIRDLGGAIFADYRYGKVFLYHNGAESYYAARGFRGSLRV, from the coding sequence ATGGGCAAGAAAAAGAACAATGGGAAACAGCTGTCATCAAAACAACGCGATGAACTCCTGGGGGTATTAAAGTCCCGCTTTGAGAAAAACATGAAACGGCACAAGGGCTCCGAGTGGCAAGAAGTCGAGGCAAGACTGAAAGCCGACGCCGAAAAAATGTGGTCACTCTATGAGATGGAGAATTCAGGCGGTGAACCTGATGTCGTCGGCCATGACAAGAAAACCGGCGAATACATCTTTGTCGATTGTTCCGCCGAAAGTCCGAAGGGCCGCAGAAGTGTGTGTTACGATCGCGATGCACTTGAATCGAGGAAGGAGCATAAACCGAAAAACAGCGCCACTGATATGGCGTCCGCGATGGGAATTGAGATTCTAACCGAAGACGAGTATCGAAACCTACAGAGTCTTGGACAATTCGATACCAAGACGTCGAGCTGGATCAAGACGCCTTCTGACATCAGGGATCTCGGCGGCGCCATTTTCGCCGATTACCGCTACGGCAAGGTCTTCCTGTATCATAACGGCGCCGAATCTTATTATGCCGCAAGAGGATTTCGCGGCTCATTGAGGGTGTAG